TCCTCCAGTGTGTGGGGGGCGTGGTCGGTGGCGATGAAGTCCAGCACGCCGTCTATCAGCGCTTGCCAGAGGATGGCATTGTCCTGGGGCGATCGCAGCGGCGGGTTCATCTGCGCCAGCGTGCCGATGGTTTCGTAGGCGTAGGTATTCAGCAGCAAGTGCTGGGGCGTGACTTCGGCCGTCACCCAGGCTGGCTTGTCTTGCCGCAGCAGTTCCGCCTCCTCACCCGTAGACAGGTGCAGAATGTGGAGCCGCCGCTGATATTTTTTGGACAGCACCAGCGCCCGCTTCGTGGCGATCAGCGCCGCCTCGTTGTCTTGAATCACGGAATGAATCGCCGGATCGCTCACCCCGGCATACTTTTCGCGCCGCTGAAGGATTCTCGCCATGTCTTCGGCATGGACGGCAATCAGCCGATTTTCGTAATTCGGGTCGCTCAGGTCGCGGTAGAAAATTCGCTCCAGCGCATCGTCGTCATTTACCAGCAGCGGCCCGTGCATCGACCCCATAAAGACCTTGATGCCGCAGACGGGATGGGCTGTCCGCAGATCGGGCAGATTTTCCGGCGTTGCACCGATAAAAAAGCCGTAGTTGACCAGGCACTTCTCCGAAGCGCGGCGCAGCTTGTCGTCCAATGCGTCCTGGGTAATCGTCAGCGGGCGCGTGTTGGGCATTTCCAGGAACGAGGTAATGCCGCCCTGGGCACAAGCGCAACTGGCGGTGAACAGGTCTTCCTTGTACTCCAGCCCTGGTTCGCGGAAATGCACCTGCGGATCGATCGCCCCTGGCAACAATGTCAGCCCTGCTGCGTCGATGAGGATGTCGTCCGGCGTTGGGGGAAGGTCTGGAGAAATTTGGGCGATCGCCCCATTCTCGACACGCACATCTCGCAGCGCCATCGCTCCATCCGGCAGCAAGACCTGCGCCTGACGGATGACCAGTGGAGCAGTTGTTAAACTTGCCATATGCTACCTGCTATCCCTCGTGTCCCCTTCCAAACCGTGAAATGATTGTATCGGCGCGGCCCCAATTTTGTGAGCGGCTGTCTGAAAAGTTGACTTTAGTGTTGACTTTTCAAACAGAACACCTGTGTTAGCCTCTGCCAGAGCTAAAAGGTACATCTGCTCCTCAGATAAACTGGGATTAAAGAAAAGGTGTCGTCTGCTGGAAAGTGGTCTATCGTGATGATTGTGCATTAACCCACATAAACCGTAACGGCTGTACTTAACGGCTATACATCTGAAATTACGGCTGACTTGGGTTACATCCCTAGTCTTAGAGGATGTTTGAAAAGTCCTACTGTTTGTAGCAAAGCGTGAAAGATCCCCCTAAATCCCCCTTAAAAAGGGGGACTTTAAGGCGGTTTCCCCCCTTGTTAAGGGGGGCTAGGGGGAATCTCTGAGTGCTTAACATTACAGGTGATATCTTTTCAAACACCCTCTTAGACCGTCTCCAGATTTCTAGGCTCACCCGATTCTGAGTTCACCTCATCGTTTACCTCATCAAGTACATCAACCACTAACTACATAGACTCGCAGATGTCCAGTCAATCTGATTCCCCCACTCCTCAAACGCCTCCTGCTGAGCAGGCTGCCCCAAAGCCCAAGGCCGACAGCCCCCTCATGGAAGGGATCAAAACGATTGGCCTGAGCATAGTGCTGGCGCTGGGCATTCGCACCTTTGTGGCAGAAGCGCGATATATCCCTTCCGAGTCCATGCTGCCGACGCTGGAGGTGAATGATCGCCTGATTGTGGAAAAAATCAGCTATCACTTCAACCCACCCCGACGCGGCGACATCATCGTGTTTCACCCCACCGAGGCGCTCAAGCAGCAAAACCCTAGCCTCAACGAGGCCTTCATCAAGCGGGTGATTGGGCTGCCTGGTGAAACAGTGCAGGTGACGGGCGGGCGCGTGTTGATCAACGGCCAGCCCATCGAAGAAAACTATATTCAGTCACCGCCTGATTATCAGTGGGGCCCAGAGGTTGTACCCGCAGATTCGTTCCTAGTGCTGGGCGACAACCGCAACAACAGCTACGATAGCCACTTCTGGGGCTATGTGCCTCGCCAGAATATTATCGGACGGGCGGTGGTGCGCTTCTGGCCAGTCGATCGTCTGGGTGAACTAGGGCCTCAACCCAACTATTAGCCAGCAATTTTCCTGGAACTCAACCTCGTTCAATCTCGTTCAGTCTCGTCCGCTGGCTTTCCGCTAAGCCGTTGCTTCAACCCGGTACATGAGGTGCAGCGTCGCCCAGCGTGTTACGTCCAAGGCGTAGGAGCCGCCTGGGAAATTGCTCGGAAAATTTCCTAAGGAAGGGCTGTTTATAGAAGTGGCATCGTGCAGGTCTTGCAGGATGGACTGGGCCACATCGAGGGGGTTGGAGAGGGCGATCGCCTGTCGGGGGGTCGCTCCGGGGGCGATGGGCAGCCCGGCCAGCGTCTGGCTAAAGGGAGCCACGCTGAAAATGAGGAAGATTTCCGCCAGGCCGGGCACATTGGGCACGACCCAGCCCGGAAAGGGTTCGGCGGGCAGCGCTAGGCTCGATCCGGGCAACAGCGGCGGCTGCTCGGTGCTGGTAGACAGGGGCAGGGCGATCGCCTGGCCCGTGTTATCCAGCCCCATCAACATGCCGTAGAGCGGCTGGTCGCCTGCGTTTTGCAGCCGATAGCGGAGGGTGCTGCCTGCGGGGACGGATGCGCCGGATTCGACCGCTGCCCCCAGGCGCTTGCTGCTGAGGCGGTTGGGAATGCTAACGGTTTCTTGCTGCACGATGGGCAGGGGGCGAGCGGTGGTGGAACCTGGCCCCATCTGTTCCAAGATCGCCCGCACGCTGAGGCGCGAGGACGACGCATTCACCGTCAGCCGCAGCAGCTTCATGGCAAAGAGCGATCGCAGTTGGGGTGTGAGGCGATTGACCGCTGTTTTCACCGCTTCATCTGCTGTGGATAGCTCAATGCCCAGCGGCACACACCCCGGATAAAACAGACCATACTTTCCATCCAGGCTTGCAGGTGAACTGGGCATCTCCAACACAGGCTGGGACGGGGGCACGTCCGTCTGCACGGCTGGATTGGGCAACTCTGACAGCGACACCGCTGCTACCGTCGTTTCCACCGCCCGGCGCTTGCCAAAGAGATAGTCGGCCGACTGTTCGCCCGCGTTGACCAGCGACACCTTCGCTGCCGTAAATGCACTAGTGGCATCCACCCGCTCGATCCGATCCAGGCTGCTGTCGAGGGCGATGGTCAGCCCCACGCTGCGGGGCAGCAGGCGCACCCGCTCTTGCACGGGCTGTCCTGGCTCTACGGACGCGCCCTCGATC
The Thermoleptolyngbya sichuanensis A183 DNA segment above includes these coding regions:
- a CDS encoding dihydroorotase encodes the protein MASLTTAPLVIRQAQVLLPDGAMALRDVRVENGAIAQISPDLPPTPDDILIDAAGLTLLPGAIDPQVHFREPGLEYKEDLFTASCACAQGGITSFLEMPNTRPLTITQDALDDKLRRASEKCLVNYGFFIGATPENLPDLRTAHPVCGIKVFMGSMHGPLLVNDDDALERIFYRDLSDPNYENRLIAVHAEDMARILQRREKYAGVSDPAIHSVIQDNEAALIATKRALVLSKKYQRRLHILHLSTGEEAELLRQDKPAWVTAEVTPQHLLLNTYAYETIGTLAQMNPPLRSPQDNAILWQALIDGVLDFIATDHAPHTLEEKAQTYPNTPSGMPGVETSLPLMLTQAAKGRCTVAQVMNWMSTAVAKAYKIPNKGAIAPGYDADLVLVDLSTYRPVQRETLKTKCGWSPFEGWDLTGWPVVTIVGGQVVFDHGTLNTAVRGQALRFE
- the lepB gene encoding signal peptidase I; translated protein: MSSQSDSPTPQTPPAEQAAPKPKADSPLMEGIKTIGLSIVLALGIRTFVAEARYIPSESMLPTLEVNDRLIVEKISYHFNPPRRGDIIVFHPTEALKQQNPSLNEAFIKRVIGLPGETVQVTGGRVLINGQPIEENYIQSPPDYQWGPEVVPADSFLVLGDNRNNSYDSHFWGYVPRQNIIGRAVVRFWPVDRLGELGPQPNY